One Salvia miltiorrhiza cultivar Shanhuang (shh) chromosome 6, IMPLAD_Smil_shh, whole genome shotgun sequence genomic window, CCAGCACTCGATGTTAACATAGTTGTTTGAATAATAAACCTTGACAACGTTGTCTTCATATATCTCACTATGCTGAACATCCTATACTCACAGACATCTTAAACTTTTCATTAACTGAAATGCTACTGAGTACTGACCTGGTATGCAAGCATTGTCCGTTGAGCATCTGGAGTTGTGAGAACAATAACTGTCCCAGTAGTTCCATCCTTCACTGGTGCTGAAAGGAAATTCACATTTGCTCGCCGGAGTTTTGATCTGTATTAACATTCACAAAAGTATGATTCAGAAATGAGACTCATAAGTAATCTAGCAGAAAATAAATTGGAGACAAACAATGTCAAAAGCACACCAACTGCCTAATTAACCTCAGATCATTCTACAGATCACTTGAAAATAAGTGTAAGATTACACAAATATGTGAAAGGAGCCTAGATGTATAACTAATGGATGATAGAAGGCGGAAACTGTAAGATTATGAAAAACACAGACTATAAATCCTACCGGTAGAATTCACCTAAGGGATCACTTCCAACACTGCCTGCCATGGCAACATTCAGCGAAGGTCCTCCAATAGATTGAGCACCAAGCCTTGCCAAGGCAACCAAGGTGTTGGACAGAGAACCACCAGCTGCAGCTTTATAGCTGCATCCATCCATGGCTCGTAAAACTCTACCTCTTTCTTCATGATTCACCACTTTCCTTGTGCCCTTTTCTAATCCGAGTCTATTAAGGAATTCATCATCGACCATTCCCGAAAAGTCCACCTAGACAGTGAAAATGAACTTTTAACTTTATTCTCATAACATCCTAACAAGTAATGATCAGCTCTCATGTGGACATGATTGAATAAGCAAATAGCAGCTTCTTGTTCGGGCTGGAAGGTTGTGTTACACATGCATTTTATATAGAAAAATCAGCAGGAAATCACCCAAGAGTAATTGGCTATTCTAATAGCAGGCTGCTTTAGGGTGAGGTTCTCAATTTATTTGTAATTTCCAATTTCATAATCTCCTGATAATATTTACTACTCTTTCCCCAATATTGTCTCTTATCAAGGGGAGCTAGAAAACGGAAAGTGTTTGTGAAACCAAAGGTGGCACAAAACCAAAATCATGAAATCGTGATAAAAACTGCTCGCCCATCCCATGTCAATTCATTCCACACAAAGTTCATATCTGTAAAAGTAACACCTTAGGGGGTGTTTACTTTTGAGGATAGCATAGATAAATAAAACTAGTGTAGGCTAATCCATTTTTTACTaagatggattggaactttggAATATCAAAGGGCCCTTGATATCActtgagctaattttgcttgattcatatctaaTTGAAAGAACTTgtatcatttgagctaattttgtttactcaatcatgaaaagtaaacaCCCCTTTAGCCTACAAGAAATCCAAAGAATGAAATTGCAGCAAAATCTATCCCCGTGTCAATTCATTCTACTTAAATTTCATATCCATGACTAACCAGAAAAACAAAAAGGAGCAATATTTCCACGGGAAAATCAAAATTAGCGACAAGCAACAGCAAGGGCATGGAGAATTGAAAGAATACCATAGCTTGGCCGAGGCCAAGGACTTGCCATCTGTCAGGCAAATTGTCAGGCGACGGGTGGGCATGAGTGTTGGGGGATTCGTCGTCGTCGGAATCGGAAACTCCTAGGTCTCCAGCTTCAGAGCCACAACGACTGTCGTCAACCAGACCATCCGTAGAGCTGGCGTCGCTGCTACTCGACatagaagaaggagaagaggaGGAAAAGTTAGATTTGGAAACGATAGGAAGAGACCATGTGGGGGGGCCATGGGAACGAATGGGCGGCCGGTTAAAAAGGGGGAATGAATTGAGAGCGGGAGACGGAGAAGAAAGTTCGGATAAAGGGGGGAATTTTCTGATTGTggaggatgagagagagaagagagagagagccatcGAAGTCCGCGGACGCAGGAGGCGGTGGTGGCGATGAGAAGCCGTGAACCCTGCTCCTGCTCTCCAGACTCGGAATCTCCACCGCACAACTGCGCGCCCATAACCATTTATCTCTCATTTTACCCCTCTTTTTCAATATTCTTTTATCAACAATCTAATTTTCTAATATTTGGCCCTcttataattcaatttttatgttttattaatcaCTCACTCTAATCTAAAAAATTCATAGAAAAAATTGTTTATCTCacttcaatttaaaaattagttaaaataaatatttatccAATAAAAATATCACATGTGTTGTGACAACAAATAATAAAGTTGGTTTTGTAAAATTTGATCTCCCCGCTTCATGTtcaacaagtttttttttttttttttatctgggAGAGTTGGGGAGGGTGAGCAGTGGAGTTGTCATTGATAAATATAATCTAAAGCTTCACTTACTAATCGCAATTCACTCTTTTTATTCATCTCTCACAAGTTGATTGTCAATTAATGTACTAATTTCTActtaattgaaaaaattatactccattcATCCACAATATCATATCAATTCTTGTCATTTTGATTTGTCTATAATATCATTTTTAGTTCAATTTATAGTAATAAGAGtccatataatattttatttctctCCGCACATTTATAATATGACTCGAACTCGACTCACACTAATACCCACTATTATAAATTACTACTCTATCATTCTTTTAAAACACGTGTCGTCCATAATATGGAAACAATATTATGGACGGAGTGAGTACAAGTTTTCCATTCACaatctatgaaatattattCTTTAAAATTATTGGAAAATTATCACTCAAAATTCTATAATCACGAAAAACTAATTTTGCATGCTTCACAAGACCCAACGTGGTCAAAATAAGattatctttatattttttattttgaaaatattatgaTCGACGTGTCAATTTTGTAGTATTTAAAGAAAATAGATTGCTAATTTTGTAACAGATTGAAAATACAATGTTTCAAAAATTCTGttaaaattatagtataaataaaagaaaaagaggtggtcttgggtacacccgagtgtaccgtacaatcgggttaTACCTTCATTTAAACTTTGACCTGCACCTTGATTTGAACTCATATCCTGACCTAACTCACAATTTATTAAATATCCGAGTGAaatttatattcaaataaaaataatgacgtaaaaagaaattgaaattccatatttatttaaaaaggaaaaaagaaaaaaaacacatTTGTTATCCCTCACGTCAACCTTTGTTGAACTGAAGAATGCCTAACAGAATTGGAAATGCACATTTGTTGACAACTACAAATCTACAACGCGTGCAGTTATTTTCATTGAAAAAGTATTCAAATAAGCATGCAAGCTTACATCACTCATTTTATTAAGGGGTCATAATTTGGTATCCATATAGAAAAAGGTTGAAAGAGTATTAACATCCCTCGATTCGAAAATTGTGTTTAATTAAGAAACATATACTCTCACcattcataaaaaatatgccacaattttctttttcgtactccacaaaaaatataccacattcatttttagtagtagggtccacaccattttactcacatttaaagtgaaacccttattccactaccaacttcactcacattttattgaaactcgtgccgaaagtaaagtgacatatctttgatggacggatggagtattatgatattcaaataatttgatggatacttttatgtaaatacacaaatttcgAAGGTTTTCTAAAATCACATATAAAATTACATAGtttttttgattttgcacaCGATTTTAAATTTCCTTGGAATTGAAGCTGATTTGGAAGTATGGAATTCCAACGTAGTCAAATTGGCATTAAGAAATAAACAACACAATCTTGGAACACACTAAATCATCCTCGtttatatttatgatttttaaatCCACAAATTGTTCGATTGATGGGAATTCATGACgaattcaaaaaataattcattaCCAAATTGAGGTAAAGATTTCAAGAGCATGGTCGAGAAAGAATCGATATCGTGATGACATATTTATGAGAAAGGTAAGGCATTTTTTGTTATCACCGGGTATTACATGTCTGAACTTTTACAATTCAAAATAAACTAATAatggaaaaactgaattaagaaaatagaggaatgtcccgaactttttttttatccattTTAACTAAACATGagtttcaaatttaaaaagtgGCTCCAAGTACCATCGATGAGCTCAACGATGGTCTtgaaaaatgttgaaaatttgGTTTTAAGATCAATCtggaaattaattatttaattaaatttttattatttaattaaaataattattggatattaatctacgtctcgagtaaataaaagttcgggacattttgaGATTTGAAACATAAatcaaattgaaattttttattttcagcgGCAACGTAAATAAAATAATCGCGtgcacattttaaaataaaaatcaaaattatatagtactatattttaCTAAAGGATCGTGTACTATTTTAGAAATCTTCAAATTTTAATATCCCtaagtttaaaattttaaaatacatgTAATAAAGATTTTTCGTGAGTTGACTTGAGATAGTGGCAAAGGTGGGCACGCCCACAACCGTCGGATGCGATTACGCACAACCAACTTTAATTATTCATCAATCTAGGTGTCCACGTGTCATCCATCTAACCACACCTCAAcctcatatactccctccgtcccaaacgaaatgtcatgttttcctttttgggctgtcccaaacgaaatgtcctgtttccttttttggcaatacactctctctctacacttaatatttaaataattttcaccaaccaactttatctactttatacatatttcttaatctacgtgccaaaaaaaaatagaccatttcgtttgggacggagggagtacctttTTCCCTCCTTCTTTACCCAAACTAACCTCACATGCTCTTTTAAATCTCATTCTTACCGTCCGATTTTATTTTTAGCACTACAACTTGCTTTCTTTTCACTTTATGCCCACACCACATCCTTTTTTTACCCAACCAACGCATTTATTTAGAGGATGATTCGTGAAGGTTATAAGTTTGTTAAAATTATAAACTAtcgaaaaaattataaatttttaaaaatatttgttaaaataattttataaataacttataaattgtaaaattaaactctaataaaatataagttttaaaaaaaataagtttccgtcctcaatttattataattttatacgcaatagtaattattttacaaaaataatccaatcataatttattattttaattttattcccttTCGGTTTTATCTCtcttcaattttatactttttaatTCACAattctctctaacttataagtttaattatctCCACATTTTGACAATTCGTAAATTTTTTGTGACATTATATcttataaaattttgaagtttacaagttctttaaaataagtGTAATCAAATACCCCCACCCTCTTTGTttgctaagcttattttaaagagcttataagttttggagcttataagatgctttaagagtttataaaatgtaatttcttgagaatttataaattgtcaaagtgtttgaataattgagcttataagcttgagagaaaatttttaattagagagagaataaaaaagaaatagaattaGAATGatatctataaaaataaaagtcataattgagttatttttgtaaaataaatattgcttataagataatgagaaaataagttggggtagaggaacttattttttgggaatTTATAAGttcttagagcttatttttaaatcttataagctcttcgagaacttattttgtcaaacactttgaagaagcttataagctcctaaatagctatataaactattttaaagagcttagagcatccgcaacaGATCTCTCAAAAGTAATCATAACTTTAAATTggagctaaaataataaaaagtgagataaaatgaCCATCCATCAGATCACCTATATTAAATTGGGCCCACACAAAAATTTACACCCCCTCAaatttaatcctaaatttacactcccttaaatctaatcctaaatttataaaataaataatgaaaaataggagaGCTGATGTGCGTAATTGTAAAATAggggttaaaaataatttaagaaaGATTTTAGGAGTATTTttaggagtaaaattttgagagatctgttgcggatgctcttataagctcaaccaaacaccctcAAATCTTTCCCTCCACTTTTAACTCCTCCCCGGCTCCCCCTCATGCTATTACAATTTTAcacattttcttttcttaattGTATGATTATAGCGTgcacaaatatttatatattgttaGTAATTTTTTGAACAAATCAACAAATGAAATTGAGTCGAAACTGAATAACCGGATTAAATCCTTAAATTTTGACTAGTTcagtttaatttgatttttttagaaataaatatatGCGGGTCTAAAGCTCGTACttctaattttttattctttagctgCATAAGATTCTCTCTTACTAATGAATCATAAGTACATATTTACATGATAATGATATGTTAATTAAGATAAGATTAACAACTAGATCTATGATATTTTTTGCATATCGTCGAAAATTTAAAATAGGTACAAATTCTCCCAATTTGTGATCTACCATTGGTTATATAAGCAGACAAATACTTTGTGCCATTATGAATGGCAATCGTATGGCGAACCATTATAGGTATGATGGTACGTAGGTGCACAAGATTATGTTACAATGAGtactttttttttgtgttttttgattaaatttaattttttaaattcatttttatctacaaaaatatttaatatactcctttatttttgtaaataataagaaataaatttgatttttttgccTATTTACTACGACGATATCActatatttatttcttttactACTTCTTATTCTTATTCCAAGAGCATGATAACCCTAAGAGGTTGTGAGTTTTCTTTATATCAATTGGGGCTCACCCTTCACCGCCCCAATGGGGATGGTCTACAAGCTTCATAGCTACTTTTCTTACTATTACTACATGACGATTACCTAGCCAACGCTTGGATTTGGCTCTACCCAAATTTTTCTGATTCGCCCCAACATCTTTACTTGTTCAACTGTTGCTGAGCAATTTTTGGATGTCAAAGTGACATCCTCATAAGGTGGTCGATTTCCCCTCTTTTGCTATTAGTTTCGCTACGATACTCGTTTCCAAGTATGATTTTTATGTTATGCATGGTCATGTCCAAAGGCATATCGATTGAAGCATATTCCTCTTTCTGGTCAATCAAAACGATTCCCATAGCTATACAATCTTCTTTCAAAGTATATGACTTTACATATGTAGATATCTATACAGATGGATCTTATATATATGGTACATGTGTGGATATCTATATGAATTCAAATATGCCGAATCACCCATGGGATGACCTTCTACATCCTACGTCTTCCCATTCGTCACCTAGCTCATGTTCTCCATATTTGGTTTAATTTTGATTATAATTCATAAGAATAAAACTTTGTCTAACATAGTTCATTTTTTGGATAAATATTTTGATTGTAATCGAATCGAACAAAGTTTTAATGCTCAATATATATCTGTTGAAGGTGACTTCATATCTCATACATATATACAGGGGTTTAAGTGAAAATACTGGAAGATGGAGGAGCCATTTGCAATAAGCTGAAGATTACAATAGAATCTGTTTTAACAGACTCGGTTGCAAGCAACCAACTTGCGGGTTTCGTGGTGATCAAGTCTTTAGTTAGTTTTACCCAATTTTCTGTATATATACTCTTTGTGGATTAGAGTATTAAGATTGATGAGATTCAGctgaaaagaaagagagaaatcgAGAGATACAGTAGCTTGAAAGTAGCTTGTGAGCTGTGAGATTTTCTTCTTTTGTTGCTGATTGTAACTTGTAAATTCTTGATTGATTCATAGTGAAAACTCATCTGTAGCTGTGctaccgtggatgtagatctctgttgagatcgaaccacgtaaaaattatTGGTGTCTCGATTCTCGTTTTTTGATTTAGAGCATTCAAACTTTTACTTTCAATTCTTGTTTGTGAATTCTACTTTGCAAACTGAAACAGAGTGTTGAGAGTTGTTGTTTGTTGGAGTTTTGAGTTTGTGATAAGAGCTCAGTTTTACAAcaaagtggcgccgtctgtgggaaaccaATTCCTACGTTGAAGAAGAGTGCTCGTGAAGAAGAGAATCACCTTGAAATCAAGTTGTCTGGTGGCAAGAAGGATCTGCGTGAGTTCTTGTCGAAAGCATGGCGATGACTAAGTTTGAATCTGAAAAGTTTACTGGAAAGAATGATTTCTCCCTTTGGCGGTTGAAAATGAAGGTTGTTCTCACGCAGCAAGGGCTGCTGAGTGCTTTAGAGCCAAACAAGATACCCAAGAAGGAAGAAGACAGTGAGAAGATTCAAGATATGTTGCAACGGGCACACAGTGCCATTATACTTAGACTTGGAGACAAAGTATTGAGAGAAGTAGCTCGAGAAGAAACTGTTGCTGGTGTTTGGGCCAAGCTAGAAGCTCTTTACATGACTAAGTCTCTAGCTAACAGGCTCTATATGAAAATGAGATTGTATTCCTACAAGATCAGTGATGATAAAGGCATCTTGGATCAACTAGATGAGTTTAACAAGGCTCTGGATGACCTTGCAGACATTGAGGTCAAGCTGGAAGATGAAGATAAGGCAATATTGTTTCTAAATGCCTTACCTAAGTCTTTTGACAATTTAAAAGATGTTATGCTATATGGCAGAGAAACATCCATCACTCTTGATGAAGTGGTAAATGCTATAAAGTCAAAAGAACTCCAGAAAGCTGCTGATACCAAATCtgagaccccaaatgaaagttTGAATGTAAAGGGAAAGTTTCAGAAAGGAAAGTAAAATAAACCATGGAAGGATAAGAAGAAGTCAGGCTCTCAAACGAAGTCAAAAGAGAAGGACTCAAAAGAGACAAGAAAATGTCACTTCTGTCAAAAGCCTGATACTGCAATATCAAGAAGCAGAAGCTCTAAACATTATCTCTAactcaactgaaaatgcttgGATACTTGATTCTGGTTGCTCATTTCATATGTGCCCTACTAAATCATGGTTTGCTGATTTGCAGATGAAGGATCTTGGCTCTGTAATTCTGGGAAATAATGAAGTTTGCCCTGTTAGAGGAAAGGGCTCTGTCAAGTTAAAGCTTCATGATGGCTCTACAAGAATGCTGAATGAAGTCAGGTATATCCCTAGCCtaaagagaaacttaatttcTTTAGGTCTACTGCAATCAAAAGGTTATGAATTTAAATCTGAAAAAAACTGCTTGCATGTTATTAAGGGAAATAAAATCACCCCGAAGGGAATAAGGAAATACAGCTTGTATCATCTTCTTGCTTCTACTGTTATTGGAGAATTAGAACTTGTTGTTAATGATGAAGCTATTATGTGGCATAGTAGGCTAGGTCATGTTAGTAAACAAGGTCATGCTGAACTTAATAAACAAGAACTTATTAAGATAAAAACTGATGATAGCTTCAGCATGTTAATAAGTAGAAGCAAGAAGCTAGTGTATCCTGTTGGTAAACATACTTCTATTGCACCTTTACAATATATACACTGTGATCTGTGGGGGCCTTCTAAGACCACCATTATAGGTGGAGGCAACTACTTCATATCTCTTATAGATGACTATTCCAGAAAAATGTGGGTGTATGTTTTAAAGAACAAATCTGATGCTTTTGATAAATTTGTTCAATGGTGCATAGAAGTTGAAAATGAAAAGGATTGTAAGGTTAAGTGCTTAAGAACTGATAATGGGCTTGAATTCATTTCTGAGAAGTTCAGTGAGTTTTGCAAATTAAAAGGTATTAAGAGAAACTTGATTGTTCCTGATAATCCTCAACAAAATGGGGTTGTAGAGAGAATGAACAGGACTTTACTTGAAAGAGTAAGGTGTATGCTTGAGAGTTCAGGGCTTCCAGCTAGATTTTGGGGTGAAGCTGTAACCACAACAACATATTTGATAAATAGATGTCCTTCCACTGCATTAGATTTGAAAACCCCTGAAGAGAAGTGGAGTGGAAAGCTTGCTGATTACTCAAACTTGAGGAGTTTTGGCTGTCTTACTTATGCTCACATAAGACAGGATAAATTAGAACCTAGAGCCTTGAAATGTGTCATGATAGGATACCCTACAGGTATTAAAGGTTATAAACTATGGTGCATTGAGGCTGGAAAAGGTAAAGCTCTAATTAGTAGAGATGTTGTTTTCAAAGAGGAAATAATGCCATATAAAGTTAAGACTCCTGGTACTAAGGTGGAGGTGGAGCATTCTAAGAAACCTCCTGATCCTAATGAGAAAAGAGAATCTGAAGAAAGCACAGAGAGAAATGAAGTAAAAGAAGAAACTGACAACTATTCTGAGGATACAGAAAGCTCTCTCAGTGAATATCAGTTGGCAAGAGATAGAGTAAGAAGAGAAATAAGGCCTCCAGCTAGATTTGCACAAGCTGATCAAATATATTTTGCTTTGAATGTTGCTGAGAAAATAACCTATCAGGAACCAAGAAATTACAGAGAAGCTACTACTTGCAAACATAGCCAACA contains:
- the LOC130987419 gene encoding uncharacterized protein LOC130987419, giving the protein MALSLFSLSSSTIRKFPPLSELSSPSPALNSFPLFNRPPIRSHGPPTWSLPIVSKSNFSSSSPSSMSSSSDASSTDGLVDDSRCGSEAGDLGVSDSDDDESPNTHAHPSPDNLPDRWQVLGLGQAMVDFSGMVDDEFLNRLGLEKGTRKVVNHEERGRVLRAMDGCSYKAAAGGSLSNTLVALARLGAQSIGGPSLNVAMAGSVGSDPLGEFYRSKLRRANVNFLSAPVKDGTTGTVIVLTTPDAQRTMLAYQGTSSRVNYDSCLASLMSKTSILVVEGYLFEFPDTIKTIAMACEEARKCGALVAITASDVSCIERHYDDFWDIMANYADIIFANSDEARTFCHFSSKESPMSATRYLSHFVPFVSVTDGPRGSYVGVKGESVYIPPNPCVPVDTCGAGDAYASGILYGLSRGVSDLTSIGTLASKVASVVVAQQGTRLGVQDAAKLAESFTFQRKSSARWSDVASDQISSL